One part of the Pogoniulus pusillus isolate bPogPus1 chromosome 8, bPogPus1.pri, whole genome shotgun sequence genome encodes these proteins:
- the TYW3 gene encoding tRNA wybutosine-synthesizing protein 3 homolog — protein MASFQQRKAQRLARADASRKGAVDEGAAAVVQLLNGRARFCTTSSCSGRLVLVQGPASDTNSCDIQKKDCRWLMVTHGTCARDSVLAALEKATGDVVLKFEPFVLHVLCQELQDAQLLHSVAINSGFRNSGITVGRGGKVMMAVRSTHCLEVPLTHKGKLMVSEEYIDFLVHIANGKIEENTKRIDRFYKGLVLALETGTSVSSSAEGREKNHSVYLHRRKRRTGQERDVHAPPEHHSQDSGAEEDTKNSLDIFAEILTQDSGAEEDTKNSLDIFAEILT, from the exons ATGGCCTCCTTCCAGCAGCGGAAGGCGCAGCGGCTGGCGCGGGCGGACGCCAGCAGGAAGGGTGCGGTGGACGAAGGCGCCGCCGCTGTCGTGCAGCTGCTGAACGGGCGGGCCCGGTTCTgcaccaccagctcctgctcGGGACGCCTCGTCCTGGTGCAAGGCCCCGCCTCG GACACAAACAGCTGCGACATTCAGAAGAAAGACTGCAGGTGGCTCATGGTGACACATGGAACGTGTGCCAGAGACAGTGTG ctggcagctctagAGAAAGCCACCGGTGACGTCGTGCTCAAGTTTGAACCATTTGTTCTTCATGTGCTGTGTCAAGAGCTGCAGGATGCCCAGCTCCTG CACTCAGTGGCGATCAATTCTGGGTTCAGGAATTCTGGCATTACAGTtggcagaggaggaaaagttATGATG GCTGTCCGGAGCACTCATTGCTTAGAAGTTCCACTGACCCATAAGGGGAAATTGATGGTCTCTGAAGAATACATTGATTTTCTGGTGCACATAGCTAATGGGAAGAtagaagaaaacacaaagagGATTGACAG GTTCTACAAAGGCTTAGTGTTGGCTTTGGAGACTGGCACTAgtgtcagcagctctgctgaagggagggagaaaaatcaCTCCGTGTACCTTcacaggaggaagagaaggactgGCCAAGAACGAGATGTCCACGCTCCTCCAGAGCACCACAGCCAGGActcaggagctgaggaggacaCAAAAAATAGTCTTGATATTTTTGCTGAAATCCTGACCCAGGActcaggagctgaggaggacaCAAAAAATAGTCTTGATATTTTTGCTGAAATCCTGACATAG